TGTCGCGATCAGCGGGCAGGGCTTTTTCCAGGTCCTGCTGCCGGATGGCACTACCGCTTATACCCGCGACGGTGCGTTTCAGATCGATCAGAACGGCCAGCTGGTAACCGCTAACGGCTACCCGATCCAGCCTGCAATTACCCTGCCGCAGGATGCCGACACCCTGACCATTGGCAGCGATGGCCTGGTCAGCGTTACCCAGGCGGGGCAGACCGCACCGCAGCAGGTAGGGCAGCTAACGCTGGCGACCTTTATCAATGATTCTGGTCTGGAAAGTATTGGTGAAAACCTCTATCGCGAAACACAGTCTTCCGGTGCGCCGAATGAAACCACGCCGGGTCTGAACGGCGGCGGCTCGCTGAAGCAGGGCTACGTGGAAACTTCCAACGTGAACGTTGCGGAAGAACTGGTCAATATGATTCAGACGCAGCGCGCCTATGAAATCAACAGCAAAGCGGTCTCCACCTCCGATCAGATGCTTCAGCGTCTGGCACAAATCTGATCGTAGCGGGAGCAGGGCGGCGGTCTGCTGGCCGCGCCCGCTTTTAACCGTATTTACCGTAGTGAATATCATGATAAATCCGCCTGTATCCGCACGACCCGCCGCGCGTCAAGCCTCTCTCCACCGCGCCTTGTTCTCTCCGGTTCGCCTGTCGGCGTTGCTGATGCTGGGTACACTGCTGTCAGGCTGCGGTACTTATATTCATAAGCCGTTAGTGAACGGTGTTACCAGCGCCAGCCCGATGCCGTCTGCGCCGTCGATGGTGAACGGTTCGATATTTCAGACAGGCCAGGCGATGAACTACGGCTATCAGCCGCTGTTTGAAGATCGGCGACCGCGCAACGTCGGCGATACGCTCACCATTCTGCTACAGGAAAACGTCAGCGCCAGCAAAAGCTCTTCGGCTAATGCCTCTAAAGGCGGCTCGGTGGGGCTGGGCTTCAGCGCCATGCCGCGCTTTATGAGCGGGCTATTCGGTGGCGATCGGGCAAATACCTCTATCGAAGGCGATAACGATTTCTCCGGCAAAGGCGGCGCGGCGGCTAAAAACGCCTTTAGCGGCACCATTACCGTAACCGTTCGGGAGGTGCTGGTGAACGGCAACCTGGCGGTAGTGGGTGAAAAACAGATCGCCATTAATCAGGGCACCGAATACATCCGTTTTTCCGGCGTCGTCAACCCGCGCACCATCAGCGGCAACAATACGGTCATTTCCACCCAGGTGGCTGACGCCCGTATTGAGTACTCAGGAACCGGCTATATCAACGAGGCGCAGCAGATGGGCTGGCTTCAGCGTTTGTTCCTCAATCTTTCACCTTTATGACGGGCGGCTTATGAAAATGCTATCGCATCGCGCTTTTCTGAATGCGCTCTGTCTCTGTCTGAGCCTGCTGTTAATTCCGTCAGGCTATGCGGAACGTATTCGTGATCTCACCACATTACAGGGCGTGCGCAGCAACTCGCTGCTGGGCTACGGTCTGGTTGTCGGGCTGGATGGCACCGGTGACCAGACGATGCAGACGCCGTTTACCACCCAAAGCCTGAACAATATGCTGTCGCAGCTGGGCATTACCGTTCCGCCCGGCACCAATATGCAGCTAAAGAATGTTGCCGCAGTGATGGTTACCGCTGACTTACCGCCGTTTGCCCGTCCAGGGGAAAAAATCGACGTGGTGGTTTCGTCAATGGGTAACGCCAAAAGCCTGCGCGGCGGTACGTTGCTGATGACGCCGCTGAAAGGGGTGGACAATCAAATTTACGCGCTGGCGCAGGGCAACCTGCTGGTTTCCGGTGCCGGAGCGCAAAGCGGCGGCAGCCGGGTACAGGTTAATCAGCTTAACGGCGCTCGCATCAGCGGCGGCGCAACCGTTGAACGCGAAGTGGCAACCCAGTTCGGTACGGAAAATGTGCTGCGTCTTCAGCTTAACCGGGAAGACTTTGGCCTTGCCCAACGCATCAGCGAT
The sequence above is a segment of the Mixta intestinalis genome. Coding sequences within it:
- a CDS encoding flagellar basal body P-ring protein FlgI; its protein translation is MKMLSHRAFLNALCLCLSLLLIPSGYAERIRDLTTLQGVRSNSLLGYGLVVGLDGTGDQTMQTPFTTQSLNNMLSQLGITVPPGTNMQLKNVAAVMVTADLPPFARPGEKIDVVVSSMGNAKSLRGGTLLMTPLKGVDNQIYALAQGNLLVSGAGAQSGGSRVQVNQLNGARISGGATVEREVATQFGTENVLRLQLNREDFGLAQRISDEINRRYGGGVAMAENARVIKLFAPISSAEKVRFLAGIQDIPIKAGPIEARVIVNSRTGSVVINRHVTLDACAVAQGDLSVEISQTNQVSQPDTPLAGGQTVVVPDTQISLREQGGSLQRVNTSADLNAVIRALNSLGATPNDLMSILQSMKSAGCLNAKLEMN
- a CDS encoding flagellar basal body L-ring protein FlgH, which produces MLGTLLSGCGTYIHKPLVNGVTSASPMPSAPSMVNGSIFQTGQAMNYGYQPLFEDRRPRNVGDTLTILLQENVSASKSSSANASKGGSVGLGFSAMPRFMSGLFGGDRANTSIEGDNDFSGKGGAAAKNAFSGTITVTVREVLVNGNLAVVGEKQIAINQGTEYIRFSGVVNPRTISGNNTVISTQVADARIEYSGTGYINEAQQMGWLQRLFLNLSPL
- the flgG gene encoding flagellar basal-body rod protein FlgG, translating into MMRALWIAKTGLEAQQTNMDVITNNLANVSTNGFKRQRAVFEDLLYQTLRQPGAQSSEQTTIPSGLQVGTGVRPVATERIHSQGGMTQTSNSKDVAISGQGFFQVLLPDGTTAYTRDGAFQIDQNGQLVTANGYPIQPAITLPQDADTLTIGSDGLVSVTQAGQTAPQQVGQLTLATFINDSGLESIGENLYRETQSSGAPNETTPGLNGGGSLKQGYVETSNVNVAEELVNMIQTQRAYEINSKAVSTSDQMLQRLAQI